In the Parasteatoda tepidariorum isolate YZ-2023 chromosome 3, CAS_Ptep_4.0, whole genome shotgun sequence genome, one interval contains:
- the LOC107456844 gene encoding uncharacterized protein, with translation MKLLQIFVFLFFSKKVFDQRILANDKARFIAARNSDIQDVSYFNVCDPMEYEMVLLFHVLSFQSALKPVDWTQPRKKSCKHSTHRFACRISKTILMNLETFLTSEFKIKRLLKKTIGILSQFLVTG, from the exons atgaagttattgcaaatattcgtgttcttatttttctcaaagaaaGTATTTGATCAAAGAATACTTGCAAATGACAAGGCTAGATTTATTGCTGCCCGCAATTCAGACATACAAGATGTTTCATATTTCAACGTGTG tgatccAATGGAATATGAGATGGTTTTACTATTTCACGTGCTGAGTTTCCAGTCTGCCCTGAAACCTGTTGATTGGACACAACCCAGAAAGAAATCCTGCAAGCATTCTACTCATCGCTTTGCCTGCAGGATCTCTAAAACCATCTTGATGAATTTGGAAACATTTCTTACTTCAGAGTTTAAGATTAAGAGACTTCTTAAGAAAACTATAG gcATTTTAAGTCAGTTTTTGGTGACTGGATAA
- the LOC122270184 gene encoding uncharacterized protein: MTTENREKIEATIVMNTETNKVSIKIPPFWREKPDIWFYQVEAQFQINKITTEETKFNYLISQLEPKYVENIWDIIKDTKPNKYTLAKERLLNTFYESENKRIQRLVTGLKLGDYKPSQLLQKLNNLGADDFSEKVLKSLWLDKMPDFIRNILLVSEESLDKLSTIADKIHEMKTGEK; this comes from the coding sequence ATGACTAcagaaaacagagaaaaaatcgAAGCAACGATCGTCATGAACACCGAAACTAATAAAGTAAGCATTAAAATTCCACCTTTTTGGCGAGAGAAACCCGACATTTGGTTTTACCAAGTAGAAGcacagtttcaaataaataagatcACAACTGAAGaaaccaaatttaattatttgatatccCAACTGGAACCGAAGTATGTAGAAAATATTTGGGACATTATTAAAGACACTAAGCCTAACAAATATACCTTGGCGAAAGAAAGACTTTTAAATACGTTTTACGAAAGCGAAAACAAGAGAATTCAGCGCTTAGTTACCGGATTAAAACTTGGAGATTACAAGCCAAGCCAACTTTTACAAAAACTGAACAATTTAGGAGCAGAcgatttttcagagaaagtgtTAAAATCTTTATGGCTTGATAAAATGCCGGATTTTATACGAAATATTCTGCTTGTAAGTGAAGAAAGTTTAGATAAACTGTCTACGATAGCGGATAAAATTCACGAAATGAAAACTGGGGAAAAATAA